A window of the Bdellovibrio sp. ZAP7 genome harbors these coding sequences:
- the rnpA gene encoding ribonuclease P protein component, which translates to MENSSPLGIKRSSEFLSLKQSGKRNWPTKWLLLNYQKNSVGQLRFGVTASRKVGPAVVRNKLKRWSREYFRALLKTDNSIEADINIIFKPMDPNFYKGLPHEEFVKAMDRGIGSLRKNL; encoded by the coding sequence GTGGAAAATAGTTCTCCGCTAGGAATTAAGCGCAGCTCTGAGTTTCTCTCTCTCAAACAATCTGGCAAAAGAAACTGGCCTACGAAGTGGTTACTTCTGAATTATCAGAAGAACTCCGTTGGTCAGTTGCGTTTTGGCGTAACCGCAAGTCGAAAAGTCGGCCCTGCAGTTGTGCGAAACAAGCTTAAGCGTTGGAGTCGAGAATACTTCCGAGCGTTGCTTAAAACGGATAACTCCATTGAAGCCGATATTAACATTATCTTCAAACCCATGGATCCCAACTTTTATAAAGGCCTCCCACACGAGGAATTTGTCAAAGCTATGGATCGCGGGATTGGGTCTCTTCGAAAAAACCTTTAA